A genomic stretch from Camelus ferus isolate YT-003-E chromosome 17, BCGSAC_Cfer_1.0, whole genome shotgun sequence includes:
- the PLXNB1 gene encoding plexin-B1 isoform X1, with amino-acid sequence MPALGPALLQALWAGWVLTLQPPPPAAFTPNGTHLQHLARDPASGTLYLGATNFLFQLSPELQLEATVSTGPVLDSRDCLPPVMPDECPQAQPTNNLNQLLLVSPGALVVCGSVHQGVCEQRRLGQLGQLLLRPERPGDTQYVAANDPAVSTVGLVAQGSAGEPLLFVGRGYTSRGVGGGIPPITTRALWPVDPQVAFSYEETAKLAVGRLSEYSHHFVSAFARGASAYFLFLRRDLQAQSRAFRAYVSRVCLRDQHYYSYVELPLACQGGRYGLIQAAAVATSSEVAQGEVLFAAFSSAAPPTVGRPPSAAAGASGASALCAFPLDEVDRLANRTRDACYTREGRAEDGAEVAYIEYDVNSDCAQLPVDTLDAYPCGSDHTPSPMASRVPLEATPVLEWPGVQLTAVAVTVEDGHTIAFLGDSQGQLHRVYLGLGSDGHPYSTQSIQQGSAVSRDLIFDGAFEHLYVMTQSTLLKVPVASCAQHLDCESCLAHRDPYCGWCVLLGRCSRRSECSRGQGPERWLWSFQPELGCLRVAALSPANVSREERREIFLSVPDLPPLGLGESYSCHFEEYQSPALLTSSGVMCPSPDPSEAPVLPRGADHISVSVELRLGAVVIAKASLSFYDCVAVTELRPSAQCQACVSSHWGCNWCVWQHLCTHKASCDAGPMVVSQQSPLLSPASPARDAPTSFPPAAPKATVTPAPDTLPLEPGAPSTASASDVPPGARPSLLSPWGPWAGPSPTPASASTETPFSEDPSPSPHDGPATAVPAPTALGPMATPEDLLASHPSPSDVAALPPVPAEPSPEALPSAVPLDQPPGTAPATTFPGATGSTKPALDWLLREGGELPEADEWTGGDTPAFSTSTLLSGDGDSAEHEGPPAPLILLSSLDYQSDTPGLWELEEVNWGAGSCPCVESVQGSMLMPVHVQREIRLLGRNLRLFQDSPGDNECVMELEGREVMVEARVECEPPPDTRCHVTCQPHQLSYEALQPELHVGLFLRRSGHLRVDSVDGLHVVLYDCSVGHEDCSRCQTAMPQYGCVWCKGERPRCVAREACGKAEAVVSQCPAPLIHSVEPLTGPVDGGTRVTIRGSNLGQHVQDVQDTVRVAGVPCAVDPQEYEVSSSLVCITKASREEVAGSVTVEVPGRGRGVSEHDFAYQDPKVHSIFPARGPRAGGTSLTLHGSKLLTGRLEDIRVVVGDQPCHLLLEQQAEQLRCETSPHPTPATLPVAVWFGATERRLQHSQFEYTSDPNVTSAGPTKSFLSGGREIRVRGQNLDVVQTPRIRVTVALGAPWPGQGFARRRRVIPETACSPGASCGGLHFEELCHVNSSQLITCRTPALPGLPEDPWVRVEFILDNLVFDFATLNPTPFSYEADPTLQPLNPEDPTAPFRHKPGSVLSVEGENLDLAMSKEEVVAMIGDGPCVVKTLTRHHLYCEPPVEQPLPRHHALREAPDALPEFTVQMGNLRFSLGHVQYDGESPVPFPMAAQVGLGVGTSLLALGVIIIVLMYRRKSKQALRDYKKVQIQLENLESSVRDRCKKEFTDLMTEMTDLTSDLLGSGIPFLDYKVYAERVFFPGHQESPLHRDLGVPESRRPTVEQGLGQLSNLLNSKLFLTKFIHTLESQRTFSARDRAYVASLLTVALHGKLEYFTDILRTLLSDLVAQYVAKNPKLMLRRTETVVEKLLTNWMSICLYTFVRDSVGEPLYMLFRGIKHQVDKGPVDSVTGKAKYTLNDNRLLREDVEYRPLTLNALLAVGPGAGEAQGVPVKVLDCDTISQAKEKMLDQLYKGVPLAQRPDPCTLDVEWRSGVAGHLILSDEDVTSEVQGLWRRLNTLQHYKVPDGATVALVPCLTKHVLRESQDYVPGESLGTGTPMLEDVDEGGIRAWHLVKPSEEPEPPRPRRGSLRGGERERAKAIPEIYLTRLLSMKGTLQKFVDDLFQVILSTSRPVPLAVKYFFDLLDDQAQQHGISDQDTVHIWKTNSLPLRFWINIIKNPQFVFDVQTSDNMDAVLLVIAQTFMDACTLADHKLGRDSPINKLLYARDIPRYKRMVERYYADIRQAVPASDQEMNSILAELSRNYSGDLGARVALHELYKYINKYYDQIITALEEDGTAQKMQLGYRLQQIAAAVENKVTDL; translated from the exons ATGCCTGCCCTCGGCCCAGCTCTTCTCCAGGCGCTCTGGGCCGGGTGGGTCctcaccctccagccccctccaccaGCTGCTTTCACTCCCAATGGTACGCATCTGCAGCACCTGGCACGAGATCCTGCCTCAGGCACCCTCTACCTAGGGGCTACCAACTTCCTGTTCCAGCTGAGCCCTGAACTGCAGCTGGAGGCCACTGTGTCCACTGGCCCTGTGCTAGACAGCAGGGACTGTCTGCCGCCTGTGATGCCCGATGAatgtccccaggcccagcccaccaACAACCTGAACCAGCTGCTCCTGGTGAGCCCGGGGGCCCTGGTGGTGTGTGGCAGTGTGCACCAGGGGGTCTGTGAGCAGCGGCGCCTAGGGCAGCTCGGGCAGCTGCTGCTCCGGCCAGAGCGGCCTGGGGACACCCAGTACGTGGCTGCCAATGACCCTGCCGTCAGCACCGTGGGACTGGTGGCCCAGGGCTCCGCTGGGGAGCCCCTCCTGTTTGTGGGGCGGGGCTATACCAGTAGGGGTGTCGGGGGTGGCATTCCTCCCATCACGACTCGGGCTTTATGGCCAGTGGACCCCCAGGTTGCCTTTTCGTACGAGGAGACGGCCAAACTGGCTGTGGGCCGCCTCTCCGAGTACAGCCACCACTTTGTGAGCGCCTTTGCGCGTGGGGCCAGCGCCTACTTCCTGTTCCTTCGACGGGACCTACAGGCTCAGTCTAGAGCCTTTCGTGCCTATGTGTCCCGCGTGTGCCTCCGGGACCAGCACTACTACTCCTATGTGGAGCTACCTCTGGCCTGTCAGGGGGGCCGCTATGGGCTGATTCAGGCTGCAGCAGTGGCCACGTCTTCGGAGGTGGCCCAGGGGGAGGTGCTCTTTGCAGCCTTCTCCTCAGCTGCTCCCCCCACTGTGGGCCGGCCCCCATCGGCAGCTGCCGGGGCATCTGGAGCCTCTGCCCTCTGTGCCTTCCCCTTGGATGAGGTGGACCGCCTTGCTAATCGCACACGCGATGCCTGCTACACCCGGGAGGGCCGCGCTGAGGATGGGGCCGAGGTGGCCTACATCGAGTATGATGTCAATTCTGACTGTGCACAGCTGCCCGTG GACACCTTGGATGCTTATCCCTGTGGCTCAGACCACACGCCCAGCCCCATGGCCAGCCGTGTCCCCCTGGAAGCCACGCCAGTTCTGGAGTGGCCAGGGGTTCAGCTAACAGCTGTGGCAGTCACTGTGGAAGATGGACACACCATTGCTTTTCTGGGTGACAGTCAGGGACAGCTGCATAGG GTCTACTTGGGCCTGGGGAGTGATGGCCACCCTTACTCCACACAGAGCATCCAGCAGGGGTCTGCAGTAAGCAGAGACCTCATCTTTGATGGGGCCTTCGAGCATCTGTATGTCATGACCCAGAGCACA CTTCTCAAGGTTCCTGTGGCCTCCTGTGCTCAGCACCTGGACTGTGAGTCTTGCCTGGCCCACAGGGACCCATACTGTGGGTGGTGTGTGCTCCTTGGCAG GTGCAGCCGCCGTTCTGAGTGCTCGCGGGGCCAAGGCCCAGAGCGCTGGCTGTGGAGCTTCCAGCCTGAGCTGGGCTGTCTTCGAGTAGCAGCCTTGAGTCCTGCTAACGTCAGccgagaggagaggagggag ATTTTCTTGTCGGTACCTGACCTgccacccctggggctgggggagtctTATTCTTGCCACTTTGAGGAGTACCAGAGTCCTGCCCTGCTGACCAGTTCTGGTGTGATGTGCCCCTCCCCCGACCCTAGTGAGGCCCCAGTGCTGCCGAGAGGAGCCG ACCACATCTCCGTGAGCGTGGAGCTCAGATTAGGCGCAGTTGTGATTGCCAAGGCTTCCCTCTCTTTCTATGACTGTGTGGCAGTCACCGAGCTCCGGCCGTCTGCACA GTGCCAGGCCTGCGTGAGCAGCCACTGGGGGTGTAACTGGTGTGTCTGGCAGCATCTGTGCACACACAAGGCCTCGTGTGATGCCGGGCCCATGGTGGTTAGCCAACAG AGCCCgcttctctccccagcctctcctgcaaGAGATgcacccacctccttcccacccGCAGCCCCCAAGGCCACGGTCACCCCAGCTCCTGACACCCTTCCCCTGGAGCCTGGGGCTCCTTCTACAGCCTCAGCCTCGGATGTCccccctggggccaggccttCCCTGCTCAGTCCCTGGGGGCCGTGGGCAGGTCCCAGCCCCACACCTGCCTCGGCCTCCACAGAGACACCCTTCTCTGAGgacccttctcccagcccccatGATGGACCTGCAACTGCTGTCCCTGCCCCTACGGCCCTCGGACCCATGGCCACACCCGAGGACCTCTTGGCCTCCCACCCATCGCCCTCAGATGTGGCAGCACTGCCCCCTGTCCCTGCAGAGCCTAGCCCCGAGGCCCTCCCCTCTGCAGTACCCCTGGACCAGCCCCCCGGCACTGCTCCCGCCACAACTTTCCCAGGGGCCACTGGCTCCACGAAGCCCGCTCTGGACTGGCTCCTGAGAGAAGGCGGCGAGCTGCCCGAGGCGGACGAGTGGACGGGGGGTGACACGCCCGCCTTCTCCACTTCCACCCTCCTCTCAGGTGATGGAGACTCGGCTGAGCACGAGGGCCCTCCCGCCCCCCTCATCCTCCTGTCCAGCCTCGACTACCAGTCTGACACCCCCGGGCTCTGGGAGCTG GAGGAGGTGAACTGGGGGGCAGGCTCCTGCCCTTGTGTGGAGAGCGTTCAGGGCTCCATGCTGATGCCAGTCCATGTGCAGCGAGAAATCCGGCTGCTGGGCAGGAACCTCCGCCTCTTCCAG GATAGCCCAGGAGACAATGAGTGTGTGATGGAGCTGGAGGGGCGCGAGGTTATGGTTGAGGCCCGGGTCGAGTGTGAGCCGCCTCCAGACACCCGGTGCCATGTCACATGTCAGCCGCACCAG CTCAGCTATGAGGCTCTGCAGCCAGAGCTCCATGTAGGGCTGTTTCTGCGTCGGTCCGGCCACCTGCGTGTGGACAGTGTGGATGGGCTGCATG TGGTGCTCTATGACTGTTCTGTGGGACATGAGGATTGCAGCCGCTGCCAAACCGCCATGCCCCAGTATGGGTGTGTGTGGTGCAAGGGGGAGCGTCCACGGTGTGTGGCCCGGGAGGCCTGTGGCAAGGCTGAGGCTGTGGTCTCCCAGTGCCCGGCACCCCTCATCCACTCG GTGGAACCTCTGACTGGACCTGTAGACGGAGGCACCCGTGTCACCATCAGGGGCTCCAACCTGGGCCAACATGTGCAGGACGTGCAAGACACTGTCAGGGTGGCTGGAGTGCCCTGTGCTGTGGACCCTCAGGAGTACGAGGTGTCCAGCAG cctcgTGTGTATCACTAAGgccagcagggaggaggtggcaggctCTGTGACAGTGGAGGTGCCAGGAAGAGGACGCGGTGTCTCAGAGCACGACTTTGCCTACCAG GACCCGAAAGTACATTCTATCTTCCCGGCCCGagggcccagagctgggggcACCAGTCTCACCCTGCACGGCTCCAAGCTCCTGACTGGGCGGCTGGAAGACATCCGAGTGGTGGTTGGAGACCAGCCTTGTCACTT GCTGCTGGAGCAGCAGGCAGAGCAGCTGCGGTGTGAGACCAGCCCACACCCGACACCTGCCACACTTCCCGTGGCTGTGTGGTTTGGGGCCACTGAGCGGAGACTTCAGCACAGCCAGTTCGAGTACACATCAGACCCCAATGTCACCTCTGCTGGCCCCACCAAGAGCTTCCTCAG TGGAGGACGTGAGATACGGGTCCGTGGCCAGAATCTGGATGTGGTACAGACACCAAGGATCCGAGTGACTGTGGCCCTAGGAGCACCATGGCCGGGCCAGGGGTTTGCGCGGAGGCGCCGTGTGATCCCGGAGACAGCATGCTCCCCCGGAGCCTCCTGTGGTGGCCTTCAT TTTGAGGAGCTCTGCCACGTGAACTCCTCCCAGCTCATCACGTGCCGCACACCGGCCCTCCCAGGCCTGCCTGAGGACCCCTGGGTCCGTGTGGAATTTATTCTTGACAACCTGGTCTTTGACTTTGCCACACTGaaccccacccccttctcctaTGAAGCTGACCCCACTCTGCAGCCCCTCAACCCCGAGGACCCCACTGCGCCGTTCCGGCACAAGCCTGGGAGTGTGCTCTCTGTGGAG GGGGAAAATCTGGACCTTGCAATGTccaaggaggaggtggtggccaTGATAGGGGACGGCCCCTGCGTGGTGAAGACACTGACCAGGCACCACCTGTACTGCGAGCCCCCAGTGGAGCAGCCCCTGCCCCGGCACCACGCCCTCCGGGAGGCACCGGACGCTTTGCCTGAATTCACG GTGCAGATGGGGAACCTGCGCTTCTCCCTGGGCCACGTACAGTATGATGGCGAGAGCCCCGTGCCTTTCCCCATGGCAGCCCAGGTGGGCTTGGGGGTGGGCACCTCTCTTCTGGCTCTGGGTGTCATCATCATTGTCCTCATGTACAG gaggaagagcaagCAGGCCCTGAGGGACTATAAGAAGGTGCAGATCCAGCTGGAGAATCTGGAGAGCAGCGTGCGGGACCGCTGCAAGAAGGAGTTCACGG ACCTTATGACTGAGATGACCGATCTTACCAGTGACCTTCTGGGCAGTGGCATCCCCTTCCTCGACTATAAGGTGTATGCTGAGAGGGTCTTCTTCCCTGGGCACCAGGAGTCACCCTTGCACCGGGACCTGGGTGTGCCTGAGAGCAGGCGACCCACTGTGGAGCAAGGGCTGGGGCAGCTCTCCAACCTGCTCAACAGCAAGCTCTTCCTGACCAAg TTCATCCATACCCTGGAGAGCCAGCGCACCTTCTCAGCTCGGGACCGCGCCTATGTGGCATCTCTGCTCACCGTGGCGCTGCATGGGAAGCTTGAGTACTTCACCGACATTCTGCGCACCCTGCTGAGTGACCTGGTGGCCCAGTACGTGGCCAAGAACCCCAAGCTGATGCTGCGCAG GACAGAGACCGTGGTGGAGAAGCTGCTCACCAACTGGATGTCCATCTGCCTCTACACTTTTgtgagg GACTCGGTAGGAGAGCCTCTGTACATGCTTTTCCGTGGAATTAAGCATCAAGTGGACAAGGGCCCGGTGGACAGTGTGACTGGCAAAGCCAAATACACCCTGAATGACAACCGGCTACTCCGAGAGGACGTGGAGTACCGTCCCCTG ACCTTGAATGCTCTGTTGGCTGTGGGCCCCGGAGCAGGAGAAGCCCAGGGTGTCCCCGTGAAGGTCCTGGACTGTGACACCATCTCCCAGGCCAAGGAGAAGATGCTGGACCAGCTTTATAAAGGAGTGCCTCTTGCCCAGCGGCCAGATCCCTGCACCCTGGATGTTG AATGGCGGTCTGGGGTGGCTGGGCATCTCATTCTTTCTGACGAGGACGTGACTTCTGAGGTGCAGGGTCTGTGGAGGCGCCTGAACACCCTGCAGCATTAcaag GTCCCAGACGGAGCCACTGTGGCCCTCGTCCCCTGCCTCACCAAGCATGTTCTTCGGGAAAGCCAGGATTATGTCCCTGGAGAGA GTCTTGGCACAGGGACTCCAATGCTGGAGGACGTGGACGAGGGTGGCATCCGGGCTTGGCACCTGGTGAAGCCAAGTGAGGAGCCGGAGCCACCCAGGCCTCGGAGGGGCAGCCTTCGGGGCGGGGAGCGCGAACGAGCCAAGGCCATCCCTGAGATCTACCTGACCCGCCTGCTGTCCATGAAG GGCACCCTCCAGAAGTTTGTGGATGACCTGTTCCAGGTGATTCTCAGCACCAGCCGCCCCGTGCCACTCGCGGTGAAGTACTTCTTTGACCTGCTGGATGACCAGGCGCAGCAGCACGGCATCTCTGACCAGGACACCGTCCACATCTGGAAGACCaacag CTTGCCGCTGAGGTTCTGGATCAATATAATCAAAAACCCGCAGTTTGTGTTTGACGTTCAGACATCGGATAACATGGATGCAGTGCTCCTGGTCATTGCACAGACCTTCATGGACGCCTGCACCCTGGCTGACCACAAGCTGGGCCGG GACTCCCCCATCAACAAACTTCTGTACGCTCGAGATATTCCCCGTTACAAACGGATGGTGGAAAG GTACTACGCAGACATCAGGCAGGCTGTCCCCGCCAGTGATCAAGAGATGAACTCCATCCTGGCCGAGCTGTCCCGG AACTACTCCGGAGACCTCGGGGCCCGAGTGGCCCTGCATGAGCTCTACAAATATATCAACAAATACTATGATCAG ATCATCACTGCCCTGGAGGAGGACGGCACGGCCCAGAAGATGCAGCTGGGCTATCGGCTCCAGCAGATCGCAGCGGCTGTGGAGAATAAGGTCACGGATCTCTAG